A window of the Juglans microcarpa x Juglans regia isolate MS1-56 chromosome 5D, Jm3101_v1.0, whole genome shotgun sequence genome harbors these coding sequences:
- the LOC121265451 gene encoding thaumatin-like protein 1b, translated as MAIPALNINLIIGLLLLIAGSAHSDLIFNYENRCTYPVWLAASPSIGDADPERGPGTLEIFFMPDQWTGSIWARTKCTTNASYYFSCETGDCGSGIINCQNPPPTYPVTLLNFDIKQSVVSYEVSLNHGHNLPVRIQPVGGSLIDGTGSCPIVDCVEDVSNVCPGNLVATNKDGLYVGCYSACDELKDPKYCCTGNFTGPQACQPNEYSQRFKQLCKLAHTYPGDNQPPIYKCSSATGYNITFCPS; from the exons ATGGCTATCCCAGCTCTCAATATCAACCTTATAATCGGCCTCCTATTGCTCATTGCAG GTAGTGCACACTCGGACCTGATCTTCAACTACGAGAACCGTTGCACTTACCCGGTATGGCTTGCAGCCAGCCCGTCAATTGGTGATGCTGATCCTGAGCGTGGTCCGGGAACTTTAGAGATATTCTTTATGCCCGATCAATGGACTGGTAGCATTTGGGCTAGAACCAAGTGCACCACCAACGcctcatattatttttcatgcgAAACTGGAGACTGTGGATCTGGCATAATAAATTGCCAAAACCCACCACCTACTTACCCCGTGACCTTACTCAATTTCGATATTAAACAATCGGTGGTCTCCTATGAGGTGAGCTTGAACCACGGCCACAACTTGCCCGTCCGAATCCAACCGGTTGGGGGGTCTCTAATCGATGGAACCGGGTCGTGTCCTATTGTAGATTGTGTTGAAGATGTGAGTAATGTGTGCCCGGGTAACCTAGTGGCCACCAACAAGGATGGTTTGTATGTTGGGTGTTACAGTGCGTGTGATGAGTTAAAAGATCCAAAATATTGTTGCACAGGAAACTTTACTGGTCCACAGGCTTGCCAGCCTAATGAGTACTCGCAAAGGTTCAAGCAATTATGCAAACTAGCCCACACCTATCCCGGTGATAATCAACCTCCGATTTATAAATGCTCTTCTGCAACGGGTTACAATATTACCTTTTGTCCCTCGTAA
- the LOC121265452 gene encoding thaumatin-like protein 1, producing MENEAVLVGLTFAFLFFSRAHSVAFTIKNNCPYTIWPGTLAGGGPQLSSTGFQLDSGASLTLDVQPKWSGRMWARSHCSNTNGKFTCDTADCGSGQITCNGADGIPPASLVEFTLADNGGQDFYDISLVDGFNLPVSITPQGGSLGCQSTSCPKDVNQVCPLELAVKGSNGEVIACKSACEVFNQPQYCCSGDYGVPERCPPTKYSEIFKDQCPQAYSYPYDDKTSTFTCTGGANYLITFCP from the exons ATGGAAAACGAAGCAGTACTCGTCGGTCTTACCTTtgctttcctcttcttctcga GGGCTCACTCGGTTGCATTCACAATAAAAAACAACTGCCCCTACACGATATGGCCGGGAACATTGGCTGGTGGCGGGCCTCAGTTATCATCAACCGGGTTCCAGCTAGACTCCGGAGCTTCGTTAACCCTTGATGTTCAACCCAAGTGGTCAGGCCGCATGTGGGCTCGATCCCACTGCTCCAATACCAACGGCAAGTTCACTTGTGACACAGCCGACTGTGGCTCTGGCCAGATCACATGCAACGGTGCGGATGGAATCCCGCCAGCCTCGCTCGTAGAGTTTACTCTAGCAGACAATGGCGGACAAGACTTCTACGATATTAGCCTCGTCGATGGGTTCAATTTGCCCGTATCAATAACACCGCAAGGCGGCTCGCTTGGTTGCCAAAGCACGAGCTGCCCCAAAGATGTGAACCAGGTTTGCCCGCTGGAACTGGCAGTTAAAGGATCTAACGGGGAGGTTATCGCCTGCAAGAGCGCGTGTGAGGTTTTCAATCAGCCGCAGTACTGTTGCTCCGGAGACTATGGTGTCCCAGAGAGATGTCCACCAACGAAATATTCTGAGATTTTCAAGGATCAGTGTCCCCAGGCTTATAGCTACCCCTACGATGACAAGACTAGCACATTTACATGCACCGGTGGAGCTAATTATCTCATTACATTCTGTCCTTGA